In Rutidosis leptorrhynchoides isolate AG116_Rl617_1_P2 chromosome 2, CSIRO_AGI_Rlap_v1, whole genome shotgun sequence, one genomic interval encodes:
- the LOC139894432 gene encoding fatty acid elongase 3-like → MTQNSLIYYLSEHPKIINFRWSHSHSWGSTWSFLLTSIVTYIIVSLILHFLLYYRRRPVPLGPIPALHSLFMALISLTIFTGILFSAAAEIRETRWIWRRTKTTPFQWFLCFPLGTRPTGRVFFWSYIFYLTRFLHTFRTFFAILRRKNLSFFRLFNHSILIIMSFLWLEFSQSFQIVGILLTTSIYSIVYGYRFLTAIGLRSACFPFVINCQMVLLGCNVICHVGVLLLHFQKGGCNGIGAWGINSVLNAAVLLLFLNFYVNSHLRRRRLDGGSVVENNNIIGGSEIKDNKI, encoded by the coding sequence ATGACCCAAAACTCGTTAATTTATTACTTATCAGAACACCCGAAAATAATAAATTTTAGGTGGAGCCACAGTCATTCATGGGGCTCCACCTGGTCATTTCTTCTTACCTCGATTGTCACGTATATCATTGTCTCTCTGATACTTCACTTTCTCCTCTACTACCGTCGACGGCCCGTGCCACTGGGCCCAATCCCCGCCCTCCACTCCCTTTTCATGGCCCTAATCTCACTCACAATTTTCACCGGAATTTTATTCTCCGCCGCAGCAGAAATTCGCGAGACACGTTGGATTTGGCGTCGAACTAAAACCACACCATTTCAATGGTTCCTGTGTTTTCCATTAGGCACGCGCCCAACGGGTCGGGTCTTTTTCTGGTCATACATATTTTACTTGACCCGTTTCCTTCACACCTTCCGAACCTTTTTCGCAATTCTACGTCGTAAAAACTTATCGTTTTTCCGCCTCTTTAACCACTCGATTctcatcatcatgtcgtttttatggCTCGAGTTCTCACAATCTTTTCAAATTGTTGGAATACTATTAACAACTTCAATCTATTCAATTGTTTACGGTTACCGTTTCTTGACAGCCATCGGTTTACGAAGTGCGTGTTTTCCGTTTGTTATAAACTGCCAAATGGTTTTACTTGGATGCAACGTCATCTGCCACGTCGGCGTTCTTCTACTTCATTTTCAAAAAGGAGGGTGTAACGGTATTGGCGCTTGGGGAATTAATTCGGTGCTCAACGCTGCTGTTTTGTTGCTTTTCTTGAATTTTTATGTTAATAGTCATCTCCGGCGACGGCGTCTTGACGGTGGTAGCGTGGTGGAAAACAATAATATTATTGGTGGTAGTGAGATTAAGGACAACAAGATTTAA